One stretch of Zingiber officinale cultivar Zhangliang chromosome 6B, Zo_v1.1, whole genome shotgun sequence DNA includes these proteins:
- the LOC121993253 gene encoding uncharacterized protein LOC121993253 — protein MATATSFATPAVICGLQNGKLKPLSYPTKLAVPQKSKVLKSSPRLSVCAKYSDDSGSGGGDFVAGFVIGGAVFGTLAYVFAPQIRRSLLNEDEHGFRKARRPLYYEEGLGLEETRQTLNAKIRQLNSAIDKVATRLKGGAKKVAIEPAQADSEFEAAL, from the exons ATGGCGACGGCGACCTCCTTCGCTACTCCGGCCGTCATAT GTGGTTTACAGAATGGGAAGCTCAAACCTTTAAGTTATCCAACTAAGTTGGCTGTTCCTCAAAAGTCAAAGGTGTTAAAATCCAGCCCGAGATTATCTGTCTGTGCTAAGTACAG TGATGATTCTGGAAGTGGTGGTGGCGATTTTGTTGCTGGGTTTGTTATAGGAGGAGCAGTTTTTGGAACTCTGGCTTATGTATTTGCTCCGCAG ATAAGGAGATCACTACTCAACGAAGATGAACATGGATTTCGGAAGGCCAGGCGACCATTGTATTACGAGGAAGGATTAGGGCTAGAG GAAACTCGTCAAACACTCAATGCAAAGATAAGGCAGCTGAATAGCGCCATTGACAAGGTTGCAACTCGGTTAAAAGGCGGGGCTAAGAAGGTGGCGATAGAGCCTGCCCAAGCTGACTCTGAGTTTGAAGCAGCCTTGTAA